A single Apodemus sylvaticus chromosome 20, mApoSyl1.1, whole genome shotgun sequence DNA region contains:
- the Adamtsl5 gene encoding ADAMTS-like protein 5, which yields MAVHPDPADHRLLGTLCSLRPRLFPPLLFLLWALLSWDLRGAAQGPGEWTPWGSWSRCSSSCGRGVSVRRRHCVRLPGEELCWGDSHEYRVCQLPDCPPGAIPFRDLQCSLYNGHPVLGTQETYQWVSFHGAPNVCDLNCLAEGHAFYHSFGRVLDGTPCTPGAQGLCVAGRCLSAGCDGILGSGTLEDRCGLCGGANDSCLFVQRVFRDAGAFAGYWNVTLIPEGARHIRVAQRSHNHLALVTRDGHYVLNGDGVLSLPGTYEAAGTRVVYTRSAGPEETLQAPGPTTQELLLQVLLREPNPGVHFEFWLPRERYGPFQAQVQALGWPLRQPQPREVEPQPAETPVAPEAIPARVASLAPDPCGPCPDSRGRAHRLLHYCGSDFVFQARVLGRHRQAQETRYEVRVLLVYKSRSPLRSREYVWAPGRCPCPPLAPHREYLLAARRLVSPDGTQDRLLLPHAGYARLWSPAEDSRVRLAARRCPV from the exons ATGGCAGTTCACCCTGACCCTGCTGACCACCGCCtcttgggaaccctgtgctcccTCAGACCCCGCCTCTTCCCGCCCCTTCTGTTCTTGCTGTGGGCGCTCCTGAGCTGGGATTTGAGGGGTGCCGCTCAG GGTCCGGGAGAGTGGACGCCCTGGGGGTCTTGGAGCCGGTGTTCCAGCTCCTGTGGTCGGGGCGTCTCAGTGCGCAGACGCCACTGCGTCCG ACTTCCCGGGGAGGAACTTTGCTGGGGGGACAGCCATGAATACCGGGTGTGCCAGCTGCCG GACTGCCCCCCAGGGGCCATACCATTCAGAGACCTGCAGTGTTCTCTCTACAACGGCCACCCTGTCCTGGGCACCCAGGAAACCTACCAATGGGTGTCCTTCCACGGGG CGCCCAATGTGTGCGACCTCAACTGCCTGGCTGAGGGCCACGCCTTCTACCACAGCTTTGGCCGCGTCCTGGATGGCACCCCCTGCACCCCGGGGGCCCAGGGTCTCTGCGTGGCAGGCCGCTGTCTG AGCGCAGGCTGTGACGGGATCCTGGGCTCCGGCACCCTCGAGGACCGCTGCGGCCTCTGTGGTGGAGCGAACGACTCTTGCCTGTTCGTGCAGCGCGTGTTCCGCGACGCCG GTGCCTTCGCCGGCTACTGGAATGTGACTTTGATCCCCGAGGGCGCCAGGCACATCCGCGTAGCACAGCGCAGCCACAACCACCTGG CGCTGGTGACCCGCGACGGGCACTACGTGCTCAACGGTGACGGGGTGCTTAGCCTGCCTGGCACCTATGAGGCCGCGGGCACCCGCGTGGTCTACACCCGCAGTGCCGGCCCGGAGGAGACTCTGCAGGCGCCCGGCCCCACCACCCAGGAGCTGTTGTTGCAG GTGCTGCTGCGGGAGCCCAACCCAGGCGTGCACTTCGAGTTCTGGCTGCCCAGGGAGCGCTACGGCCCCTTCCAGGCTCAGGTGCAGGCCCTGGGCTGGCCCCTGCGACAGCCTCAGCCTCGGGAGGTGGAGCCGCAGCCTGCGGAGACCCCTGTCGCCCCCGAGGCCATCCCTGCCCGGGTTGCATCCCTGGCACCAG ACCCCTGCGGGCCATGCCCTGACAGTCGCGGTCGCGCACACCGGCTTCTTCACTACTGTGGCAGCGACTTTG TGTTCCAGGCCCGTGTGCTGGGTCGCCACCGCCAGGCCCAGGAGACCCGTTACGAGGTGCGGGTCTTGCTCGTCTACAAAAGCCGCTCGCCTCTGCGGTCTCGAGAGTATGTGTGGGCACCAGGCCGCTGTCCGTGCCCACCACTGGCCCCACACCGAGAATACCTATTGGCTGCCAGGCGACTGGTCAGCCCCGATGGCACACAGGACCGGCTACTGCTGCCTCACGCTGGCTATGCTCGGCTCTGGAGTCCTGCCGAGGACAGCCGAGTTCGGCTGGCTGCCCGGCGCTGTCCAGTCTAA